AAATGTCGGATAAGAGAAAAACAGATCGCATAGATACAAAGAGGTATAAATAAAGTTTTGCAGGTCCTGGAAAACCAAAGACCAAGGACAACGGACCAGTTGTTCCTCTGACTCGAACATTGAGGGAATTGAACGCTCGCCAGCCTTATAAACTCACAAGAAATGAGATTATGGTAATCTGAAGAAATTTCCTGCCATGTCGCTGAAGCTCTAATGCAGCTGCCATAGGCCGGCTGGGGAGCGGCAAAAGCTTGAGCCCCTAACCCAGCCTAGACACGTCTATCGCGATGCACTTTGGCGTGTTTGTAACTCGTAGTCTCTTAATTCAGACAGAGATGCCGGGGGTGTGTGCAGTGGAGTTGGTGTTTCCTGAGCTCATGAGCCCCGGCGTAGCACAAGGAAAAGGTATCCATGTGTCGAAGTTGAGGCATGGCATCAACGCGACAAAGCAACTAGGTTACGCCATAGCTCGTGGTTGCTTAATTCCCGAATTCACCCAAATACCTTCAAAAAGCCCCAAATGAAAGCACCTGACAAGACTGGAATGGTAAGGTTGTCATCCCATCCAAAAACATCCACAACCTCACTAGCGGAGGCTACGAACCCAGACCACAAACTCATGACGCCAAGGGCTAGCGGTCCTGTAATGGTAGCTGCCTCGCGCGACACACCAACGGCCTCGCAAACAGCCTGCGGAAGCGCCAGCGACCCGGTGAACATGAAGGCGTCGTCGCCCTGGAATGGGCCATATGTCGGCCTCAGCCAACCCCAAAACGCACCGGCCGTGGCCACACCGACGATGAAAGCAGCTGTGGACCCAGCAAGAGACTTGCCGCGGCGGATTCGCGGGGTGTAGGCGCCGTACAGTCGGCCAAATGTGGACGCTGCCGTGTCACACCAGCTCAGCAGCAAAGTACCCACCACACCAACGTCCTTGGGGAAGAAGTAAAGCACTGTCCAGGCGCCCAAAAGGTAGAAAATGACACCATTGTAGCCCGCGAACTCGGACTCACGCATCAATGCGCCGAGGACCTTGACGTACAACCTGTTGAAGCCAGAATGGTGATGGCGCAGCAGGTCGACAGCTGTGATGGGGACCAAAAGGGCCATCAACCACGGCGTTACCGATGATGCCTGCGTCCCAGACAGGTAGAGCCATACGACTAGGAAGCCGATGGAGACATGCAGAAGCTTGCGCGGTACTTCGTGCTTGTGAACAAAAGTTCGCCAATGACGATGAATAGGAATCAGACCCAAAGGGCTCGGGCTGCGGCTCCATGTCTCACGCCAGGTGTCCCACGTTGACATGGCGGCTGCGGGCTTGAGATGGCCATTGGGTtcaactgatttgccattgcCATTGATTTGACCATTTACCGTCGACGCCTgtttgctgccgctgctcgtCTTTGATTTCGAGTTTGAGGTGCTGGTTGAGCTCAAAGGTTTGATACGCTGGTGGTCCATCGGACTGCGACTTCTTGTTCGAGCCCGCCGAAGATCCGGGTTGttctcttcttcatcctcgtTGATATGCTCCTCCACCGGTTGCGGCGTAGCTAACCGCTTACGAGCTGCGGACCTCGTGACGGGCGCAAAGTATGATGTGTCTTGCGACGTTGAAGTCGCAGAAGGCGATTGCGCATCTATTTCGGAGGGCGTAGGGCTCGGCGATATGACGCGAGTGGTCGGTAACCTGCGCGTCGACGGCATGGCTCCGGTGGTCTCGCCGTCGATGACGTCGAGGGCAAAGGGCGGGAGCGGGGGTAGCGCAATGAGACCCGCTAAAGCACGGGCTCGTTGGAAGAGTGTAAGCGGCCAGGTGGACGCTTCGGCCGCGAGATATTTGTCTTTCCTCGAAGCGCGAGGGGATGTGGCGGTTGCGTCAAACACGGCTTGT
The Pyricularia oryzae 70-15 chromosome 1, whole genome shotgun sequence DNA segment above includes these coding regions:
- a CDS encoding phosphatidate cytidylyltransferase, which produces MLHHPVAQTQAILRHQQAVFDATATSPRASRKDKYLAAEASTWPLTLFQRARALAGLIALPPLPPFALDVIDGETTGAMPSTRRLPTTRVISPSPTPSEIDAQSPSATSTSQDTSYFAPVTRSAARKRLATPQPVEEHINEDEEENNPDLRRARTRSRSPMDHQRIKPLSSTSTSNSKSKTSSGSKQASTVNGQINGNGKSVEPNGHLKPAAAMSTWDTWRETWSRSPSPLGLIPIHRHWRTFVHKHEVPRKLLHVSIGFLVVWLYLSGTQASSVTPWLMALLVPITAVDLLRHHHSGFNRLYVKVLGALMRESEFAGYNGVIFYLLGAWTVLYFFPKDVGVVGTLLLSWCDTAASTFGRLYGAYTPRIRRGKSLAGSTAAFIVGVATAGAFWGWLRPTYGPFQGDDAFMFTGSLALPQAVCEAVGVSREAATITGPLALGVMSLWSGFVASASEVVDVFGWDDNLTIPVLSGAFIWGFLKVFG